In Haloterrigena turkmenica DSM 5511, a single genomic region encodes these proteins:
- a CDS encoding class I SAM-dependent methyltransferase, translated as MAEEQESDLEDDADAQRRAAVRDTYDRIADHFASTREYAWPEVEAFVGAMAGDLETDGSDSPVGLDLGCGNCRHAELLAAHCGTVVGLDASRGLLETGRERALERGFEVALCQGDAGRLPLAGDSIDVAVYVATLHHLPTRRARRDSLDELARVLAPGGRALVSAWSTAHDRFDADEGFDTTVEWTLPGGETVDRFYHIYAPDEFEAALEASALEVVEWELSSGNCYATVTAAGSDPR; from the coding sequence ATGGCCGAGGAGCAGGAGTCCGACCTCGAGGACGACGCCGACGCACAGCGACGGGCCGCCGTCCGCGACACCTACGACCGCATCGCCGACCACTTCGCGTCCACGCGAGAGTACGCCTGGCCCGAAGTCGAGGCGTTCGTCGGGGCGATGGCCGGCGATCTCGAGACCGACGGGAGCGATTCCCCCGTCGGACTGGACCTCGGCTGTGGCAATTGTCGGCACGCCGAACTGCTGGCCGCCCACTGCGGGACCGTCGTCGGCCTCGACGCCAGCCGGGGGCTCCTCGAGACCGGGCGCGAACGTGCGCTCGAGCGCGGATTCGAGGTCGCGCTCTGTCAGGGCGACGCCGGACGGTTGCCGTTAGCGGGCGATAGCATCGACGTCGCCGTCTACGTCGCGACGCTCCATCACCTGCCGACCCGGCGCGCCCGACGCGACAGCCTCGACGAACTCGCGCGAGTCCTCGCGCCGGGGGGCCGCGCCCTCGTCAGCGCGTGGTCGACCGCCCACGACCGCTTCGACGCCGACGAGGGGTTCGACACCACCGTCGAGTGGACCCTCCCCGGCGGCGAAACCGTCGATCGCTTCTACCACATCTACGCGCCCGACGAGTTCGAGGCCGCCCTCGAGGCCAGCGCGCTCGAGGTAGTCGAGTGGGAACTCTCGAGCGGCAACTGTTACGCGACGGTGACCGCGGCCGGCAGCGACCCGCGGTAA
- a CDS encoding tubulin-like doman-containing protein has translation MNLPERIFSVGGAGKQIALELLESEWVLREILQPRPNPQSVRVTILDTAEEEENSDRERIAEIRERVATLKSELRETGTGRPGDVSIEYKMITRNIQLNDQNDLIGETAVPRIAAGNGMDEDDWWVEEQHINENLDFATGVVRKRGLGKAMYYKAYAEDDELSTYIDLPDKGKVAVLAGLGGGTGSGIVIDLARHLQKKQRTAEITLFGILPNHTEGIRENANAFAALSELEYLNLIDEPAFKDRVLLPIDPTGFDGKGGNKIQNGQLLQEFDEAIVYLIAAYYNTVGTEDPFADSPTYAPFTIGIPQILRYNVEAINEGRTALREILSAKEEAVQAERDIYTQIERFLDNHYDGPSGEGLRDLDRADLNERFDELRSLLDFELFNELEYESVSIFSEIISDAEKESEDISERIDIISGSLRAVDTAGQQAGRFVDNIDENLAEALEADLKAIVQRHRLLVQKQSIDDSRVRDAVEYLINNDDGSGNPGVKLNRLETQLSDISDQRARLEDELEETVEELERLEEEQAEEIDRKVRDWERDVTQTLEQYQAVDVEAIRGELSALTRELEQFASEVVNARNDTDVDQVPTQEITQQLDDIETELDRVGIDFHEQRSDIETSIAALKETRKAALTMNTEAGTIEKLTPWSGKTEQAKEEAHRNFRVQKNKLDERGVFSVGPPGSAFSAEVEYDDGAILDELQARTRELEDNIVDELAHRLESFGADRRRELESELDHGADFGRLREIAREAFKAEIGGTDDVRERKAELEDELEELEREYETYEATVDLFEELNQRREAYANRIAEFNRKRNEYDAETSTRSVATERDESVYVKNIKPNDVFRATGDEGIGDSDLFNSREENQRVHSTLDDLVENVFNEQYSGIKKRSFSKGRQRYNDIKVRVGVLSQAVHQIDPDALDFENQFNSAFDLGASGNRVENPYTTWQHDIGDSWDIGVSAFIDGIFLDNLRKMVQADGYRSGYEKRWSELGDDILVHHNHGLDEGYYVRRNEILNMESDDDVGFYLQDEPEIVQGLLDEYVDVVSVTGDEDGGDDGTDTDTDDPVDERATADDRTYEFSGGVQ, from the coding sequence ATGAATTTGCCAGAACGAATATTTTCAGTCGGGGGAGCCGGAAAACAGATCGCGTTGGAGTTGCTCGAGTCGGAGTGGGTGCTTCGCGAGATTCTGCAGCCGCGACCGAATCCGCAGTCCGTGCGCGTAACGATCCTCGATACGGCCGAAGAAGAGGAGAACTCGGATCGGGAGCGAATCGCCGAGATCCGCGAACGGGTCGCGACGCTGAAATCGGAGCTTCGGGAGACCGGAACCGGTCGCCCCGGCGACGTCTCGATCGAGTACAAGATGATCACGCGGAACATCCAGCTCAACGACCAGAACGATCTGATCGGTGAGACGGCGGTTCCGCGGATCGCGGCCGGGAACGGGATGGACGAAGACGACTGGTGGGTCGAGGAACAGCACATCAACGAGAACCTCGACTTTGCGACCGGCGTCGTCCGGAAGCGAGGGCTCGGGAAGGCCATGTACTACAAGGCCTACGCGGAGGACGACGAACTGTCGACCTACATCGACCTCCCGGACAAGGGGAAGGTCGCCGTGCTCGCCGGACTCGGCGGCGGAACCGGGTCGGGAATCGTCATCGATCTGGCGCGCCACCTCCAGAAGAAACAGCGCACCGCGGAGATCACGCTGTTCGGTATCCTCCCGAACCACACCGAGGGGATCCGAGAGAACGCCAACGCCTTCGCCGCCCTCTCGGAGCTCGAGTACCTCAACCTGATCGACGAACCCGCGTTCAAGGATCGCGTCCTCCTGCCGATCGATCCGACCGGATTCGACGGTAAGGGCGGGAACAAGATCCAGAACGGGCAGCTGTTACAGGAGTTCGACGAAGCGATCGTCTACCTGATCGCCGCCTACTACAACACCGTCGGCACCGAGGATCCGTTCGCGGACTCGCCGACGTACGCGCCGTTCACGATCGGGATCCCCCAGATCCTCCGGTACAACGTCGAAGCGATCAACGAGGGACGGACTGCCCTTCGCGAGATCCTCTCGGCCAAGGAGGAAGCCGTGCAGGCCGAGCGCGACATCTACACGCAGATCGAACGGTTCCTCGACAACCACTACGACGGACCCAGCGGCGAGGGCCTCCGGGACCTCGACCGCGCGGATCTGAACGAGCGGTTCGACGAGCTCCGTTCGCTGCTCGACTTCGAACTGTTCAACGAACTCGAGTACGAGTCGGTCTCGATCTTCTCGGAGATCATCTCGGACGCCGAAAAGGAGAGCGAGGACATCTCCGAGCGGATCGACATCATTTCGGGGTCGCTCCGCGCCGTCGACACCGCCGGCCAGCAGGCCGGGCGGTTCGTCGACAACATCGACGAGAACCTCGCCGAAGCGCTCGAAGCGGACCTGAAGGCGATCGTCCAGCGCCACCGACTGCTCGTCCAGAAGCAGTCGATCGACGACAGCCGCGTCAGGGACGCGGTCGAGTACCTCATCAACAACGACGACGGCAGCGGCAACCCCGGCGTGAAACTCAACCGCCTCGAGACGCAGCTCTCCGATATCTCCGACCAGCGAGCCCGACTCGAGGACGAACTCGAGGAGACCGTCGAGGAACTCGAGCGACTCGAGGAGGAGCAGGCCGAGGAGATCGATCGGAAGGTCCGCGACTGGGAACGCGACGTGACCCAGACGCTCGAGCAGTACCAGGCGGTCGACGTCGAGGCCATCCGCGGCGAACTCTCGGCGCTGACGCGCGAACTCGAGCAGTTCGCGTCGGAGGTCGTCAACGCCCGGAACGACACCGACGTCGATCAGGTTCCGACCCAGGAGATCACTCAGCAACTCGACGACATCGAGACCGAACTCGACCGCGTCGGGATCGACTTCCACGAACAGCGCAGCGACATCGAAACGTCGATAGCGGCCCTCAAGGAGACGCGGAAGGCGGCCCTAACGATGAACACCGAGGCGGGGACCATCGAAAAGCTCACGCCGTGGTCCGGAAAGACCGAGCAGGCGAAGGAGGAGGCTCACCGTAACTTCCGCGTCCAGAAGAACAAGCTCGACGAGCGAGGCGTGTTCAGCGTCGGTCCGCCGGGTTCCGCGTTCAGCGCGGAGGTCGAGTACGACGACGGCGCGATCCTCGACGAGCTGCAGGCGCGAACGCGCGAACTCGAGGACAACATCGTCGACGAACTCGCCCACCGGCTCGAGTCGTTCGGCGCGGACCGCCGCCGCGAACTCGAATCGGAGCTCGACCACGGTGCCGACTTCGGCCGCCTTCGGGAGATCGCACGCGAGGCGTTCAAAGCCGAAATCGGCGGCACCGACGACGTCCGGGAGCGCAAGGCGGAACTCGAAGACGAGCTCGAGGAACTCGAGCGAGAGTACGAGACCTACGAGGCGACGGTCGACCTCTTCGAGGAACTCAACCAGCGCCGCGAGGCGTACGCGAATCGCATCGCCGAGTTCAACCGGAAGCGCAACGAGTACGACGCGGAAACGTCGACCCGCTCGGTCGCGACCGAGCGCGACGAGTCGGTGTACGTCAAGAACATCAAGCCCAACGACGTCTTCCGGGCGACCGGCGACGAGGGGATCGGCGACAGCGACCTGTTCAACAGCCGCGAGGAGAACCAGCGGGTCCACAGCACCCTCGATGATCTCGTCGAGAACGTCTTCAACGAGCAGTACTCCGGGATCAAGAAGCGGAGCTTCAGCAAGGGCCGACAGCGGTACAACGATATCAAGGTCCGCGTCGGCGTGTTGAGTCAGGCCGTCCATCAGATCGATCCGGACGCCCTCGACTTCGAGAACCAGTTCAACAGCGCGTTCGATCTCGGTGCGAGCGGAAACCGCGTCGAGAATCCGTACACGACCTGGCAGCACGATATCGGCGACAGCTGGGACATCGGCGTGAGCGCGTTCATCGACGGCATCTTCCTCGACAACCTGCGGAAGATGGTTCAGGCAGACGGCTACCGCTCCGGCTACGAGAAGCGCTGGTCCGAACTGGGCGACGACATCCTCGTTCACCACAATCACGGGCTTGACGAGGGGTACTACGTCCGACGGAACGAGATACTCAACATGGAGAGCGACGACGACGTCGGCTTCTACCTTCAGGACGAACCCGAGATCGTTCAGGGGCTGTTGGACGAGTACGTCGACGTCGTTTCCGTGACCGGTGACGAGGACGGGGGCGACGACGGCACCGATACCGACACCGACGACCCCGTCGACGAACGGGCAACGGCGGACGATCGGACCTACGAGTTCAGCGGTGGGGTGCAATGA
- a CDS encoding Na+/H+ antiporter NhaC family protein — protein MSEFGILSIGPPLLAIVLAIATKRVIPSLFVGIWAGGIIYTGSFGIAQSFDWLIEAIIADDGFHAQILVFTLLLGSGVALIWRLGGAIAVQNWAVERLESRRKIGLMTWILGMGLFFDDYANTAIVGNTMREASDRLRISREKLSYIVDSTTAPVATIGISSWVAFQLSMINEGFSNIESEGAAQAPDVFTVYLQSIPYNAYAILSIVMVGIIVITQRDYGEMLDAEYRAQTTGAVSAPDADPLQDMNESLSEPNATRPMLRTFLLPILMLLTVTIGGAFWTGYDGQPVLEPLFALEITTFIEEMVTIAGDGAWTSALMWGSFMMVMTAMVVGLAYDLCDLDESIDAILEGFGLMLTAVTILVLAWTIGTVANALGTGNYVASSVESVLSPGIFPALVFLVAAVMSFTMGSSWATMGILTPTAIPVAFELTGGFGSTSVVVGAVFSGAVFGDHTSPISDTTVLSSTFTGTDLIAHVRTQSYYAATVAIISILFYVSYGFFGTSPIAALPACALLLVGVVYGLSKFDARRKGIDLTSTQDGTDGTTYDSSSESTPPTERVD, from the coding sequence ATGTCCGAGTTCGGGATATTATCGATAGGACCGCCATTGCTGGCGATCGTGTTAGCAATCGCAACGAAACGCGTTATCCCCTCGCTATTCGTCGGCATCTGGGCGGGCGGAATCATTTATACTGGTAGTTTCGGGATCGCCCAGTCTTTCGATTGGCTGATAGAGGCGATCATCGCCGACGACGGCTTCCACGCTCAGATACTGGTGTTCACGCTTCTCCTCGGTTCGGGTGTCGCCCTCATCTGGCGACTCGGCGGCGCTATCGCCGTCCAGAACTGGGCCGTCGAGCGACTCGAATCCCGGCGAAAGATAGGCTTGATGACGTGGATACTCGGGATGGGACTTTTCTTCGACGATTACGCGAACACAGCGATCGTCGGAAATACGATGCGCGAAGCGTCGGATCGACTTCGGATCTCTCGCGAGAAACTATCGTACATCGTCGACTCGACGACTGCACCCGTCGCGACAATCGGTATTTCGAGCTGGGTCGCGTTCCAGCTGTCGATGATCAACGAAGGGTTCAGCAACATCGAATCGGAGGGCGCCGCTCAGGCGCCGGACGTGTTCACCGTCTACCTTCAGTCGATCCCCTACAACGCATATGCCATCCTCTCCATCGTGATGGTCGGTATTATCGTTATCACGCAGCGGGACTACGGTGAGATGCTCGACGCCGAGTATCGAGCGCAGACGACCGGCGCAGTCAGTGCCCCCGATGCTGACCCCCTGCAAGACATGAACGAAAGCCTCAGTGAACCGAACGCGACCCGGCCGATGCTCCGAACCTTCCTCCTCCCGATATTGATGTTACTCACCGTCACCATCGGGGGCGCGTTCTGGACCGGGTACGACGGACAACCCGTGCTCGAGCCGCTATTCGCGCTCGAAATCACGACCTTTATCGAAGAGATGGTCACTATCGCGGGCGACGGCGCGTGGACGAGTGCCCTCATGTGGGGGTCGTTCATGATGGTGATGACGGCGATGGTGGTCGGGCTCGCGTATGATCTCTGTGATCTCGACGAAAGTATCGACGCGATCCTCGAGGGGTTCGGGCTCATGTTGACTGCCGTAACGATCCTCGTTTTAGCGTGGACGATCGGAACCGTCGCCAACGCGCTCGGGACCGGGAACTACGTCGCTAGTTCGGTCGAGAGCGTCCTCTCTCCCGGCATCTTCCCCGCGCTCGTCTTTTTAGTTGCGGCAGTCATGTCCTTTACCATGGGGTCATCGTGGGCGACGATGGGAATCCTGACCCCGACCGCCATTCCGGTCGCGTTCGAACTCACCGGCGGGTTCGGCTCCACCTCCGTCGTCGTCGGCGCAGTGTTTTCCGGAGCGGTCTTCGGCGATCACACGTCGCCGATCTCAGACACGACCGTTCTCTCCTCGACGTTCACCGGGACGGACCTCATTGCACACGTTCGTACGCAGAGCTACTACGCCGCAACCGTCGCAATCATCTCGATTCTGTTCTACGTATCGTACGGGTTCTTCGGCACCAGTCCAATAGCGGCTTTGCCAGCGTGTGCTCTTCTCCTCGTTGGCGTCGTCTATGGCCTTTCGAAGTTCGACGCGAGGCGGAAGGGAATCGATCTGACCTCGACTCAGGACGGTACCGACGGCACCACGTACGACTCGTCTTCGGAGAGCACTCCTCCCACGGAACGAGTGGATTAG
- a CDS encoding aminotransferase class III-fold pyridoxal phosphate-dependent enzyme has protein sequence MDRENTVPRVASFPGSKSKRWVEFHQNTAAPSTYVYDFVWDVTEDATGPFCTDADGNVLMDFTSHVAAAPLGYNHPTLTEQLREFDLVDPMKIAGQDFYVSTGGTPEDSSLPGPAHLMDKLTEISSQYDMDTVFLSNSGAEAVENAMKICYDDCETPKYAITFDDAFHGRTLGALSLNRSKSVYRRKFPEISGVHDIEYSQHGLARLRAKLGDSGHIPPEEVGFLILEPIQGEGGYNVPSASFMSELDDICSTHDIPIVVDEIQSGVGRTGEMWAVDHFDIEPDVITSAKALRVGATISRSDLFPDEEARLSSTWGAGDILASMQGALTLSVIEEENLLDHATELGTYFRERLREVAEQTSILTDVRGLGLMIAVEFDTADHRDEAMETALRHGLLTLGCGTKTLRLLPPLDVREREIDICVEIIDDVVDEVADPVPSA, from the coding sequence ATGGACCGTGAGAATACAGTCCCCCGAGTAGCTTCATTTCCGGGTTCGAAGAGCAAACGATGGGTCGAGTTTCACCAGAACACGGCGGCTCCCAGTACGTACGTCTACGACTTCGTCTGGGACGTAACCGAAGACGCCACGGGGCCGTTCTGTACCGATGCGGACGGAAACGTCCTCATGGACTTTACGAGTCACGTGGCCGCGGCACCGCTCGGATACAATCACCCGACTCTCACGGAGCAGTTACGGGAGTTCGATCTCGTCGACCCGATGAAGATCGCCGGACAGGATTTCTACGTCAGTACGGGTGGAACGCCCGAGGACTCCTCGTTACCCGGCCCTGCACACCTCATGGACAAACTAACCGAGATCAGCAGTCAGTACGACATGGATACCGTGTTCCTGTCGAATTCGGGCGCCGAAGCAGTCGAGAACGCGATGAAGATTTGCTACGACGACTGTGAGACGCCGAAGTACGCCATCACGTTCGACGACGCGTTCCACGGGCGCACGCTCGGCGCGCTCTCTCTGAACCGCTCGAAATCGGTCTATCGACGGAAGTTCCCCGAGATCAGCGGTGTCCATGACATCGAGTACTCCCAGCACGGACTCGCCCGGCTCCGAGCGAAACTCGGGGATTCGGGTCACATCCCTCCGGAAGAGGTCGGATTTCTCATTCTCGAGCCCATTCAGGGAGAGGGTGGCTACAACGTGCCGTCCGCCTCGTTTATGTCGGAGCTGGACGACATCTGTTCGACACACGATATTCCGATCGTCGTCGACGAGATCCAGTCGGGGGTCGGTCGCACCGGTGAGATGTGGGCCGTCGATCACTTCGACATCGAACCGGACGTTATCACGAGCGCGAAGGCGCTCCGAGTCGGTGCGACGATTTCCAGGTCGGATCTATTCCCTGACGAGGAAGCGCGGCTCTCCTCGACGTGGGGAGCCGGCGATATTCTCGCATCGATGCAAGGGGCCCTGACACTGTCGGTCATCGAAGAGGAGAACCTACTGGATCACGCGACGGAACTAGGAACGTACTTCCGAGAACGACTTCGCGAAGTAGCCGAGCAAACATCCATTCTGACCGACGTTCGCGGACTCGGACTGATGATTGCCGTCGAGTTCGATACTGCGGATCACCGCGACGAAGCGATGGAAACGGCACTCCGACATGGACTACTGACTCTCGGCTGTGGAACGAAGACGTTACGTCTTCTCCCGCCGCTCGACGTCCGAGAGCGCGAAATCGACATCTGTGTTGAGATCATCGACGACGTCGTTGACGAGGTCGCCGATCCGGTGCCGTCCGCGTAA
- the rocF gene encoding arginase: MTTMQLESDLRDSAVSSDVAVIGAPIDIGGNCRGADLGPAAIRHAGLEDALSEAGVSVTDVGDVPVSETGTEPVDAIQSTTAAIADRVAETLQQGARPLVLGGDHSIAIGTLRGTARNAKSGVIWFDAHGDYNTPTTSPSGNFHGMPLAAAHGHRDFADADWSIAPSIPEENTVLVGLRSLDEQERDALRRADVTAYTMVDIDDRGISEIVDEAIDIAASGTDGVHVSLDLDWLDPRAAPGVGTPVPGGATEREAHLALERLAERDADDDVLRSMDVVEVNPLLDDENTTAEAATDLIASAFGNRII; encoded by the coding sequence ATGACGACGATGCAACTCGAATCCGATTTGCGCGACTCAGCAGTCTCGTCGGACGTCGCAGTCATCGGTGCGCCGATCGATATCGGTGGCAACTGTCGAGGGGCCGACCTCGGCCCGGCCGCCATCAGACACGCCGGACTCGAAGACGCGCTCTCCGAGGCCGGCGTTTCCGTTACCGACGTCGGTGACGTGCCCGTGTCCGAGACCGGAACAGAACCGGTCGATGCCATTCAGTCGACGACCGCGGCTATCGCCGATCGAGTGGCGGAGACGCTCCAACAGGGCGCCAGGCCGCTCGTTCTCGGCGGCGATCACTCGATCGCGATCGGCACCTTGCGCGGCACCGCTCGGAACGCGAAATCCGGCGTCATCTGGTTCGACGCCCACGGCGATTACAACACGCCCACGACCTCTCCCAGCGGAAACTTCCACGGGATGCCCCTCGCGGCCGCACACGGGCATCGAGATTTCGCCGACGCGGACTGGTCGATCGCCCCGTCGATCCCCGAAGAAAACACGGTCCTCGTCGGACTGCGGAGTCTCGACGAGCAAGAGCGCGATGCGTTGCGCCGAGCCGACGTCACCGCCTATACGATGGTCGATATCGACGATCGCGGCATCTCGGAGATCGTCGACGAGGCCATCGACATTGCAGCCAGCGGCACCGATGGCGTTCACGTGAGTCTGGATCTCGATTGGCTGGACCCGCGCGCGGCTCCCGGCGTCGGGACGCCCGTCCCCGGGGGAGCGACCGAGCGGGAGGCGCATCTCGCGCTCGAGCGACTCGCCGAACGCGACGCCGACGATGACGTGTTGCGATCGATGGACGTCGTGGAGGTCAATCCGCTTCTCGACGACGAGAATACGACGGCCGAGGCGGCGACGGATCTCATCGCGAGCGCGTTCGGAAATCGTATTATCTGA
- the gdhB gene encoding glutamate dehydrogenase GdhB: MSHVTPTVDTEPATEEISMLETVHQHLERAVSALDLSPDTVEQLRHPSKTVEVSIPVRRDSGEVEVFTGCRVQHFEIRGPFKGGLRYHPDVSTEESTALAMLMTWKCAVMDLPFGGAKGGVVVDPQTLSEDERERLTRRFAEELRDFVGPTKDIPAPDLGTDDQTMAWFMDAYSMQQGETIPGVVTGKPTVIGGSHGREAAPGRSVAVVARETLDYYDLPVEETTVAIQGYGSVGANAARRLDEWGANVVAVSDVTGGIYDPTGLDTSDVPSHDENPRGVSEYDAPQRISNEELLTLDVDLLIPAAVGDVLTADNADDVRAEIVVEGANGPTTPAADEIFEKRNVPVIPDVLANAGGVTVSYFEWLQDINRRQWSPDEVQSELDSEMVDAWNTVRATVAERDVRWRTAAYIVALSRINESLTARGLWP, translated from the coding sequence ATGAGTCACGTAACTCCGACGGTAGATACCGAACCGGCGACCGAAGAGATATCGATGCTCGAGACGGTTCACCAGCACCTCGAACGGGCCGTCTCCGCTCTCGACCTCTCGCCGGACACGGTCGAACAGCTCAGACACCCGTCGAAGACCGTCGAGGTGTCAATACCCGTCCGTCGAGACAGCGGTGAGGTAGAGGTGTTCACGGGCTGTCGCGTACAACACTTCGAAATCCGCGGTCCCTTCAAGGGCGGTCTTCGCTACCATCCGGACGTTTCGACCGAGGAGTCGACTGCACTCGCGATGCTGATGACGTGGAAGTGTGCAGTGATGGACCTCCCGTTCGGCGGGGCGAAAGGCGGCGTCGTCGTCGATCCGCAGACGCTCAGCGAGGACGAAAGAGAGCGGTTGACACGTCGATTCGCCGAAGAGCTTCGGGATTTCGTCGGACCGACGAAAGACATTCCCGCGCCCGACCTGGGAACTGACGACCAGACGATGGCGTGGTTCATGGACGCCTATTCGATGCAGCAGGGAGAGACGATTCCCGGGGTCGTTACCGGCAAACCGACCGTTATCGGCGGGAGCCACGGTCGGGAAGCGGCACCGGGACGCAGCGTCGCCGTCGTCGCTCGAGAGACGCTCGATTACTACGATCTTCCGGTCGAAGAGACCACCGTTGCGATCCAGGGATACGGATCAGTCGGGGCGAACGCGGCGCGCCGTCTCGACGAATGGGGTGCGAACGTCGTCGCCGTCAGCGACGTTACTGGCGGTATCTACGACCCGACCGGGTTGGATACGTCCGATGTCCCGTCACACGACGAGAACCCGCGGGGCGTCTCCGAGTACGACGCACCGCAGCGCATTTCCAACGAAGAACTGCTCACGCTCGACGTCGACCTTCTGATCCCCGCTGCCGTCGGTGACGTCTTGACGGCTGACAACGCCGACGACGTCCGCGCCGAGATCGTCGTCGAAGGCGCTAACGGACCGACGACGCCGGCCGCGGACGAGATCTTCGAGAAGCGGAACGTTCCCGTGATTCCCGACGTGCTCGCCAACGCGGGCGGCGTCACCGTCAGCTACTTCGAGTGGCTCCAGGACATCAATCGGCGGCAGTGGTCCCCCGACGAGGTCCAGTCCGAACTCGATTCCGAGATGGTCGACGCGTGGAACACCGTCCGTGCGACCGTAGCGGAGCGAGACGTCCGCTGGCGGACCGCCGCCTACATCGTCGCACTGTCACGAATCAATGAATCTTTAACTGCTAGAGGACTCTGGCCATGA
- a CDS encoding IclR family transcriptional regulator has translation MTDSSNAEPRRIKSLQRGCEIIEVVQELDGASLQEIESHVDLSRGTIHTYLSTLVDCRLLVRNDNVYQLGYRFITMGEYVRNTTDIYTAGQREVDKLAEASGEYVHLVIEDDGREVAIYERRGQQAVGTDYHHKMRETPQYLHDSASGKAMLAHLPEERIENIIDRQGLERQTKNTIVDRKQLWDELEEVKKCGYAVNDEEEIRGLRAVGAPIIDSDESVVGAVSLTAPTSRLKGDRFESETPELVMETANLIEVNLETMTFDRAV, from the coding sequence ATGACCGACTCGTCGAACGCGGAACCGCGCCGTATCAAGTCTCTACAGCGGGGCTGCGAGATTATCGAGGTGGTTCAAGAACTGGACGGTGCATCGCTACAAGAGATCGAGAGCCACGTCGATCTCTCGCGAGGCACTATTCATACGTATCTGAGTACGCTCGTTGATTGCCGCCTCCTCGTGCGGAACGATAACGTCTATCAACTCGGGTATCGGTTTATTACAATGGGAGAATACGTCCGGAATACGACCGATATCTACACTGCCGGACAACGGGAAGTAGACAAACTCGCGGAAGCGTCGGGCGAATACGTCCATCTCGTTATCGAAGACGACGGGAGAGAGGTGGCGATATACGAACGCCGAGGCCAACAGGCAGTCGGCACCGATTACCACCATAAAATGCGGGAGACGCCTCAGTACCTCCACGATAGCGCGTCCGGGAAGGCGATGCTCGCCCATTTGCCCGAGGAGCGGATCGAAAACATAATCGACAGACAAGGGCTCGAACGCCAAACGAAGAACACTATCGTCGACCGCAAGCAGCTGTGGGACGAACTCGAGGAGGTAAAGAAGTGCGGGTACGCGGTAAACGATGAGGAAGAGATTCGCGGACTCCGGGCGGTCGGCGCTCCCATCATCGATAGCGACGAGTCGGTCGTCGGTGCCGTCAGCCTCACTGCACCGACGAGCAGGCTGAAAGGCGACCGGTTCGAGTCCGAAACCCCCGAGCTCGTCATGGAAACGGCGAACCTCATCGAAGTGAATCTGGAGACGATGACGTTCGATCGAGCCGTATGA